One Micromonospora eburnea genomic region harbors:
- a CDS encoding cytochrome P450 → MSTSDRRPGTPPGPPRHAALRMLAVMARDRLGMITDAVDRYGDAVRLPVGHKSLHVFNHPEHAKHVLADNAANYRKGIGLVHARRALGDGLLTSEGELWRKQRKVIQPAFQPRRLAHHAGLIAAEAERLTQRLRQRRDDGPIDVVAEFTGLTLGVLGRTLLDADLSAFGSIGEEFAAVQDQAMFELATLGAVPTWLPLRRQLRFRRARRELQRVVDQLVAERAGRAAGQDDVLSRLIVSTRGESDPRVARDRLRDELVTLLLAGHETTASTLGWTLYLIDREPEVRQRLRQEADQVLGGRLPTYEDLHHLRYTTMVVEEAMRLYPPVWLLPRIARGADLVGGYHVPAGADVVILPYTLHRHREFWVRPERFDPDRFDPARARDRPRYAYIPFGAGPRVCVGSNLGLMEAVFVLAMIAREFRLSIPRGHRVMPEPMLSLRIRGGLPMLVRTVDAAAG, encoded by the coding sequence ATGAGTACGTCCGACCGACGGCCCGGCACGCCGCCCGGGCCGCCCCGGCACGCCGCGCTGCGCATGTTGGCGGTGATGGCGCGGGACCGGCTGGGCATGATCACGGACGCGGTCGACCGGTACGGCGACGCCGTCCGCCTGCCGGTGGGGCACAAGAGCCTGCACGTGTTCAACCATCCGGAGCACGCGAAGCACGTGCTGGCCGACAACGCCGCCAACTACCGCAAGGGCATCGGCCTGGTGCACGCCCGGCGAGCCCTGGGCGACGGCCTGCTCACCAGCGAGGGTGAGCTGTGGCGCAAACAGCGCAAGGTGATCCAGCCGGCGTTCCAGCCGAGGCGGCTGGCCCATCACGCGGGCCTCATCGCCGCCGAGGCCGAGCGGTTGACGCAGCGGCTCCGGCAGCGGCGCGACGACGGCCCGATCGATGTGGTCGCCGAGTTCACCGGCCTCACGCTGGGTGTGCTGGGCCGGACCCTGCTCGATGCCGACCTGAGCGCCTTCGGGTCCATCGGTGAGGAGTTCGCGGCCGTCCAGGACCAGGCGATGTTCGAGCTCGCCACGCTCGGGGCGGTGCCCACCTGGCTGCCGCTGCGTCGTCAGCTGCGGTTCCGCCGTGCCCGGCGGGAACTGCAGCGGGTGGTCGACCAGTTGGTGGCCGAACGTGCGGGCCGGGCCGCCGGCCAGGACGACGTGCTCTCCCGGCTCATCGTGTCCACCCGCGGTGAGTCGGATCCGCGGGTCGCGCGGGACAGGCTCCGCGACGAACTGGTCACGCTGCTGCTGGCCGGTCACGAGACCACGGCCAGCACCCTCGGCTGGACCCTGTACCTCATCGACCGGGAGCCCGAGGTCCGGCAGCGGCTACGGCAGGAGGCGGACCAGGTCCTCGGCGGGCGGTTGCCCACCTACGAGGATCTGCACCACCTGCGCTACACGACGATGGTGGTGGAGGAGGCGATGCGGCTCTACCCGCCGGTGTGGTTGCTGCCCCGGATCGCCCGTGGGGCGGACCTGGTCGGCGGCTACCACGTGCCGGCCGGCGCCGATGTCGTCATCCTGCCGTACACCCTGCACCGTCACCGGGAGTTCTGGGTGCGGCCGGAGCGGTTCGACCCGGACCGGTTCGATCCGGCTCGGGCCCGGGACCGGCCGAGGTACGCCTACATTCCCTTCGGCGCCGGCCCGCGCGTCTGTGTCGGCAGCAACCTCGGTCTGATGGAGGCCGTGTTCGTGCTGGCCATGATCGCGCGGGAGTTCCGGCTCTCGATCCCGCGCGGGCACCGGGTCATGCCGGAACCGATGCTGTCGTTGAGGATCCGGGGCGGACTGCCGATGCTGGTGAGGACGGTGGACGCGGCGGCCGGATGA
- a CDS encoding flavin reductase family protein — protein sequence MTAPHGGWPDPPTGRHPAERRLLRRAFGTFATGVTVVTVGGEQPHGMTANSFTSVSLDPPLVLVCVDKSAVMHACLDNVPVFGISVLAAGHAEVARYFADPRRPVGPAEFAGIAAVPGERTGAPMIADALAWFECERWRRYDGGDHTIVVGRLLSFAQPATGQALLFHHGRLGATGPDREVQT from the coding sequence ATGACCGCGCCGCACGGTGGGTGGCCCGATCCGCCGACGGGCCGGCACCCGGCCGAGCGTCGCCTGCTGCGGCGGGCGTTCGGCACCTTCGCCACCGGCGTGACGGTGGTGACCGTCGGCGGCGAGCAGCCGCACGGGATGACGGCGAACTCCTTCACCTCCGTCTCGCTCGATCCGCCGCTGGTGCTGGTCTGTGTCGACAAGAGCGCCGTCATGCACGCCTGCCTCGACAACGTCCCGGTCTTCGGCATCTCGGTGCTCGCGGCCGGTCACGCCGAGGTGGCGCGGTACTTCGCCGACCCGCGCCGGCCGGTGGGGCCCGCGGAGTTCGCGGGGATCGCCGCGGTACCCGGGGAGCGTACCGGTGCGCCGATGATCGCGGACGCGCTCGCGTGGTTCGAGTGCGAGCGGTGGCGGCGGTACGACGGCGGCGACCACACGATCGTCGTCGGCCGGCTGCTCTCGTTCGCGCAGCCGGCCACGGGCCAGGCCCTGCTGTTCCACCACGGGCGGCTGGGCGCGACCGGTCCCGACCGGGAGGTGCAGACATGA
- a CDS encoding acyl-CoA thioesterase: protein MSRYFEYRHVVGFEETNLVGNVYYVNYLRWQGRCRELFLKERAPQVLDELRVDLKLFTLRVDCEFFAELTAFDELSVRMRLVDLAQTQVEFGFDYVRLDGPGAETLVARGTQRVACMRGPNTRTLPTRVPDALAQALAPFARADGS from the coding sequence ATGTCCCGATATTTCGAGTACCGGCACGTGGTCGGGTTCGAGGAGACCAACCTCGTCGGGAACGTCTACTACGTCAACTACCTGCGCTGGCAGGGCCGGTGCCGTGAGCTGTTCCTGAAGGAGCGGGCTCCGCAGGTGCTCGACGAACTGCGCGTAGACCTCAAACTGTTCACGCTACGGGTCGACTGTGAGTTCTTCGCCGAGTTGACCGCCTTCGACGAGTTGTCCGTCCGAATGCGGCTGGTCGACCTGGCACAGACGCAGGTGGAGTTCGGCTTCGACTACGTACGCCTCGACGGGCCGGGCGCCGAGACGCTGGTCGCCCGGGGCACGCAGCGGGTGGCCTGCATGCGGGGGCCGAACACCCGTACCCTGCCCACCCGGGTGCCGGACGCGCTGGCCCAGGCGTTGGCGCCGTTCGCGCGGGCGGACGGGTCATGA
- a CDS encoding type I polyketide synthase: MTRIAIVGMACRYPDAASPRELWENAVAGRRAFRRLPDTRMRLADYWSADPAAPDRFYARNAAVLQDWEFDRVAFKVAGSTYRSTDLTHWLALDVAAAALADAGFPMGAGLPAERTGVIVGNSLTGEFSRANQLRLRWPYVRRVLASALSDLDWDERRVRDLLDRVEADYKRPFPPIDEDTLAGALSNTIAGRICNHFDLRGGGYTVDGACSSSLLSVTTACRSLVDGDVDVVVAGGVDLSIDPFEIIGFAKTGALATGEMRVYDRGSNGFWPGEGCGMVVLMREPDARRAGHRIYATVAGWGVSSDGRGGITRPEVGGYRLALQRAYARAGFGLETVALFEGHGTGTKVGDTTELSALSQARRAADPAAAPAVISSIKAMIGHTKAAAGVAGLIKAVLAVHHEVLPPALGCPEPHELLTGADRTLRVLSGAEPWPDSAPLRAGVTAMGFGGINTHVVVENQRSRRPRRLDARTATLAAGMQDAELLVLDGMSWAALRERAEQLATFAGAASYAQLTDLAVTLRGELRDLPYRAAAVVLNPDDAERQLRRIVDAIDAGQESLASGEDQVFLGRVAGRGRIGYLFPGQGSGRGAGGGALRRRFPVVDSAYRLAALPAGDPVATEVAQPRIVAGSVAGLSALTLLGVDATVAVGHSLGELTALHWAGVTDEATLLRLAASRGEAMARHSASGTMAGIGASPEIVGRFVDGLPVVVSGYNGPGQTVVSGEVAAVREVCRRAAAEGVTAIPLAVSHAFHSPLVAPAADAFAAALVGVELADVGRRVVSTVTGEPLPADSDVISLLHRQITAPVLFTQAVAVAAEDVDLFVEVGPGRVLSRLAADATGVPAVSLDTDDESIASLLRVVAMAYTRGATEIPGALFEDRLVRPIDPAAPPAVLTNPCEAAPVADVAGGQGAAVAVAGGPAWPADPEPADHAPGDGGEPVEETIDLLRRMAAGRAELPLEMVRPDSRLLDELHLSSITVGQIVNEAAERLGVSAVRTPMNFATASVRELAGTLEELRATAGAGTTEPDPPVAGAESWARAWTVDLDPVPPPAPVEPLGPGGWQTYAPADHPFAATLARRLADAGVGSGVLVCLPPGCAESDLEPALRGAQAALAGDPVDRFVLVQHDRGAAGLAKTLRLEAPHLRVTIVHVPPTAAAIEQVVGEVRGTDHYVEAHYDGDGVRRLPMLRAMPVHPEHSRPPLDGSDVLLVTGGGKGITAECAFTLATETGARLALLGRSDPASDAELAANLERMAHHGVVAHYVRADVTDPAQIRTAVEEVARVLGPVTAVLHGAGTNEPAALGNLDVEAMRRAFATKVGGLRAVLDAVGPGSLKLLVTLGSIIGRAGLRGEAHYATANEWLADLTRAVGDEHPSCRAVCLEWSVWSGVGMGERLSVVESLAREGVTPITPTQGVELLRRLLGDPAVPPVVVISGRTSGIDTVRYEPVELPLLRFLERPLVHYPRVELVTEVDLSAGSDHYLPDHHLDGNLLFPAVLGMEAMAQVASALTGRSSAPAIEDARFLRPIVVPPDGTTRIRIAAVATDSHTVQVAIHSSETRFAAEHFRARLRYDGPPVPDGPPLPVPADLPEVPLRPAADLYGGLLFQGRRFQRLLRYHHAAAREVDADLALTDHDWFAPFHPGTLVLGDPGIRDALMHGNQVCVPNATLLPVSVERIRTAGGGVEPGRFRYRATERARDGDTYVYDVVLRSEDGDVVERWEGLNLRAVRRDDGRGPWVAPLLGPFLQRSVEELTGAEIAVGVEPDDDAGDDDVRAVRRSRSARALARATGRTRPVRYRVDGRPEIDGGQEVSFAHGAGVTVCAVASTVTACDVEAVVPRSPAEWRGLLGAYEELLPLFGGEDPDTAGTRVWVAMECLQKAGEPLVGAGLTVLPVERPGWVVLTAGANTVATFVTALRDRPEPVVFGLLTREDR; encoded by the coding sequence ATGACGAGGATCGCCATCGTCGGCATGGCATGCCGATATCCGGACGCGGCGTCGCCCAGGGAACTGTGGGAGAACGCCGTCGCCGGCCGACGTGCCTTCCGCCGACTGCCAGACACCCGGATGCGGCTCGCCGACTACTGGTCGGCCGACCCCGCCGCGCCGGACCGCTTCTACGCGCGTAACGCCGCCGTGTTGCAGGACTGGGAGTTCGACCGGGTCGCCTTCAAGGTGGCCGGCAGCACGTACCGCTCCACCGACCTGACGCACTGGCTGGCCCTGGACGTCGCCGCCGCGGCCCTGGCCGACGCCGGGTTCCCGATGGGCGCGGGCCTGCCCGCCGAGCGGACCGGCGTGATCGTCGGCAACAGTCTCACCGGCGAGTTCTCCCGGGCCAACCAGTTGCGGCTGCGCTGGCCGTACGTCCGTCGCGTGCTGGCCTCCGCCCTGTCCGACCTGGACTGGGACGAGCGGCGGGTGCGGGACCTCCTCGACCGTGTCGAGGCCGACTACAAGCGCCCATTCCCGCCGATCGACGAGGACACCCTCGCCGGTGCCCTGTCGAACACCATCGCCGGCCGCATCTGCAACCACTTCGACCTCCGGGGCGGCGGGTACACCGTCGACGGGGCCTGCTCGTCTTCGCTGCTGTCGGTGACCACCGCCTGCCGGTCGCTCGTCGACGGCGACGTCGACGTGGTCGTCGCCGGCGGGGTCGACCTCTCGATCGACCCCTTCGAGATCATCGGCTTCGCGAAGACGGGGGCGCTGGCCACCGGCGAGATGCGGGTGTACGACCGCGGTTCGAACGGGTTCTGGCCGGGCGAGGGCTGCGGCATGGTCGTGCTGATGCGCGAGCCGGACGCGCGGCGGGCCGGCCACCGGATCTACGCCACCGTGGCCGGCTGGGGTGTCTCCTCGGACGGTCGGGGCGGCATCACCCGGCCGGAGGTCGGCGGCTACCGGCTGGCCCTGCAACGGGCGTACGCGCGGGCCGGGTTCGGGCTGGAAACGGTCGCCCTGTTCGAGGGCCACGGCACCGGGACGAAGGTGGGCGACACGACCGAGCTGTCGGCGCTGTCCCAGGCCCGCCGGGCGGCCGACCCCGCCGCGGCACCGGCCGTGATCAGCTCGATCAAGGCCATGATCGGGCACACCAAGGCGGCTGCGGGCGTCGCTGGACTGATCAAGGCGGTGCTGGCGGTGCACCACGAGGTGCTGCCCCCGGCGCTCGGCTGCCCCGAGCCGCACGAACTGCTCACCGGCGCCGACCGCACCCTGCGGGTACTCTCCGGCGCCGAGCCGTGGCCGGACTCCGCCCCGCTGCGGGCCGGGGTCACCGCCATGGGCTTCGGTGGGATCAACACCCACGTGGTGGTGGAGAACCAGCGGAGCCGACGGCCACGCCGGCTCGACGCGCGGACCGCCACGCTGGCCGCCGGGATGCAGGACGCCGAACTTCTCGTGCTGGACGGCATGTCCTGGGCGGCGCTGCGGGAGCGGGCGGAACAGCTCGCCACCTTCGCCGGTGCCGCCTCGTACGCCCAGCTCACCGACCTCGCCGTGACGCTGCGCGGCGAGCTGCGCGACCTGCCGTACCGGGCCGCCGCCGTGGTGCTGAACCCGGACGACGCCGAACGCCAGCTCCGTAGGATCGTCGACGCCATCGACGCGGGCCAGGAGAGCCTGGCGTCGGGCGAGGACCAGGTGTTCCTGGGCCGGGTCGCCGGCCGGGGCCGCATCGGCTACCTCTTCCCCGGGCAGGGGTCCGGCCGGGGCGCCGGTGGTGGGGCGTTGCGACGCAGGTTCCCGGTCGTGGACTCCGCGTACCGGCTCGCGGCGCTGCCGGCCGGCGACCCGGTCGCCACCGAGGTGGCGCAGCCCCGGATCGTCGCCGGGTCCGTCGCCGGCCTGTCCGCGCTGACGCTGCTCGGCGTCGACGCCACCGTGGCCGTCGGGCACAGCCTCGGCGAGTTGACCGCCCTGCACTGGGCCGGCGTGACGGACGAGGCGACGCTGCTGCGCCTGGCCGCGTCGCGGGGCGAGGCCATGGCGCGGCACAGCGCCTCGGGAACCATGGCGGGGATCGGTGCCTCGCCGGAGATCGTCGGTCGGTTCGTCGACGGGCTCCCGGTCGTGGTCAGCGGATACAACGGCCCCGGACAGACAGTGGTCTCCGGCGAGGTCGCCGCGGTGCGGGAGGTGTGCCGGCGCGCCGCCGCCGAGGGCGTCACCGCCATTCCGCTGGCCGTCTCGCACGCGTTCCACTCACCGCTGGTCGCACCGGCCGCCGACGCGTTCGCCGCCGCGCTGGTGGGGGTCGAACTCGCCGACGTCGGCCGGCGCGTCGTCTCCACCGTGACCGGCGAGCCGCTGCCCGCCGACAGCGACGTGATCTCGCTGCTGCACCGCCAGATCACCGCGCCGGTGCTGTTCACCCAGGCCGTCGCCGTCGCGGCCGAGGACGTCGACCTGTTCGTGGAGGTCGGCCCCGGCCGGGTGCTGTCCCGTCTCGCCGCCGACGCGACCGGCGTACCGGCCGTCTCGCTCGACACCGACGACGAATCGATCGCGAGCCTGCTCCGCGTGGTCGCGATGGCGTACACCCGGGGGGCCACCGAGATCCCCGGGGCGCTGTTCGAGGACCGCCTGGTCCGACCGATCGACCCCGCCGCGCCACCGGCGGTGCTGACCAACCCCTGCGAGGCCGCGCCCGTCGCCGACGTCGCCGGTGGGCAGGGCGCCGCCGTCGCCGTGGCGGGCGGCCCGGCGTGGCCGGCGGACCCCGAGCCGGCGGACCACGCGCCGGGCGACGGCGGCGAACCGGTGGAGGAGACCATCGACCTGCTGCGCCGGATGGCCGCCGGCCGGGCGGAGCTGCCGCTGGAGATGGTACGCCCGGACAGCCGCCTCCTGGACGAGCTGCACCTCAGCTCCATCACCGTCGGCCAGATCGTCAACGAGGCAGCCGAGCGGCTGGGCGTGTCGGCGGTGCGTACGCCGATGAACTTCGCGACCGCCTCGGTACGGGAACTCGCCGGCACGCTGGAGGAACTGCGGGCGACCGCCGGAGCGGGCACAACCGAGCCGGACCCGCCCGTCGCCGGGGCGGAGAGCTGGGCCCGCGCCTGGACGGTCGACCTGGACCCGGTCCCGCCGCCGGCCCCGGTCGAGCCGCTCGGTCCGGGCGGCTGGCAGACGTACGCCCCGGCGGACCACCCGTTCGCGGCGACCCTCGCCCGCCGGCTGGCGGACGCCGGCGTCGGTTCCGGGGTGCTGGTCTGCCTGCCACCCGGGTGCGCGGAGTCCGATCTGGAACCCGCGCTGCGCGGCGCCCAGGCGGCGCTGGCCGGCGACCCGGTCGACCGGTTCGTGCTCGTGCAGCACGACCGTGGGGCAGCCGGCCTGGCGAAGACGCTGCGGCTGGAGGCGCCGCACCTGCGGGTCACGATCGTCCACGTGCCGCCGACCGCCGCCGCGATCGAGCAGGTCGTCGGCGAGGTACGCGGCACCGACCACTACGTCGAGGCGCACTACGACGGCGACGGTGTACGGCGGCTGCCGATGCTGCGCGCCATGCCCGTGCACCCTGAGCACTCCCGGCCGCCCCTTGACGGGTCGGACGTGCTGCTGGTCACCGGCGGCGGCAAGGGAATCACGGCGGAGTGCGCGTTCACCCTGGCCACGGAGACCGGCGCCCGGCTCGCCCTGCTCGGCAGGTCGGACCCGGCGTCGGACGCCGAGCTGGCGGCGAACCTGGAGCGGATGGCCCACCACGGCGTCGTCGCTCACTACGTACGCGCCGACGTCACCGACCCGGCACAGATCCGTACGGCCGTCGAGGAGGTCGCGCGGGTGCTCGGCCCGGTGACCGCCGTCCTGCACGGGGCGGGCACCAACGAGCCGGCCGCGCTGGGCAACCTCGACGTCGAGGCGATGCGGCGCGCCTTCGCCACCAAGGTCGGCGGCCTGCGGGCCGTGCTGGACGCGGTCGGGCCGGGCAGCCTGAAGCTGCTGGTCACCCTCGGCAGCATCATCGGCCGGGCGGGGCTCCGGGGCGAGGCGCACTACGCGACCGCCAACGAGTGGCTGGCCGACCTGACCCGGGCGGTCGGCGACGAGCACCCGAGCTGCCGCGCGGTCTGCCTCGAGTGGTCGGTGTGGTCCGGCGTGGGCATGGGCGAGCGGCTGTCGGTCGTCGAGAGCCTGGCCCGGGAGGGCGTCACGCCGATCACCCCCACGCAGGGCGTCGAACTGCTGCGGCGACTGCTCGGGGATCCGGCCGTGCCGCCGGTGGTGGTGATCAGCGGGCGTACCTCCGGCATCGACACGGTGCGCTACGAGCCGGTGGAGCTGCCGCTCCTGCGGTTCCTGGAGCGGCCGCTCGTGCACTACCCCCGGGTCGAGCTCGTCACGGAGGTCGACCTGAGCGCGGGTAGCGACCACTATCTCCCCGACCATCATCTCGACGGCAACCTGCTGTTCCCCGCCGTGCTCGGGATGGAGGCGATGGCCCAGGTGGCCTCGGCCCTGACCGGCCGATCGTCCGCACCGGCCATCGAGGACGCGCGGTTCCTGCGGCCGATCGTCGTACCGCCCGACGGCACGACCCGCATCCGGATCGCCGCGGTGGCCACGGACAGCCACACGGTGCAGGTGGCCATCCACAGCAGCGAGACCCGGTTCGCGGCCGAACACTTCCGCGCCCGGCTGCGTTACGACGGGCCGCCCGTACCCGACGGCCCGCCGCTGCCCGTGCCGGCGGACCTGCCGGAGGTGCCGCTGCGGCCGGCGGCGGATCTCTACGGCGGTCTGCTGTTCCAGGGCCGACGGTTCCAGCGTCTGCTGCGCTACCACCATGCGGCGGCCCGCGAGGTCGACGCCGACCTGGCGCTGACGGACCACGACTGGTTCGCCCCCTTCCACCCGGGCACGCTGGTGCTCGGCGACCCGGGAATTCGGGACGCGCTCATGCACGGCAACCAGGTCTGCGTCCCGAACGCCACCCTGCTGCCGGTGAGCGTCGAGCGGATCCGCACGGCGGGCGGCGGGGTCGAGCCGGGACGGTTCCGCTACCGGGCCACCGAGCGGGCGCGGGACGGCGACACCTACGTCTACGACGTGGTGTTGCGCTCCGAGGACGGGGACGTGGTCGAGCGCTGGGAGGGGCTGAACCTGCGGGCGGTGCGCCGCGACGACGGGCGTGGACCGTGGGTCGCGCCGTTGCTGGGGCCCTTCCTGCAACGGTCCGTCGAGGAACTGACCGGCGCCGAGATCGCGGTCGGGGTCGAGCCCGACGACGACGCCGGCGACGACGACGTCCGGGCGGTACGCCGGTCCCGGTCGGCCCGGGCGCTGGCGCGCGCCACCGGCCGGACGCGACCGGTGCGGTACCGCGTCGACGGCCGGCCGGAGATCGACGGTGGTCAGGAGGTCTCGTTCGCGCACGGTGCGGGCGTGACGGTGTGCGCGGTGGCGTCCACGGTGACCGCCTGCGACGTCGAGGCGGTCGTGCCCCGGTCACCGGCCGAGTGGCGCGGTCTGCTCGGCGCGTACGAGGAACTGCTGCCCCTGTTCGGGGGCGAGGATCCCGACACGGCGGGCACCCGCGTCTGGGTGGCCATGGAGTGTTTGCAGAAGGCGGGGGAGCCGCTGGTCGGCGCCGGCCTCACCGTGCTGCCGGTCGAGCGTCCCGGCTGGGTCGTCCTCACCGCCGGAGCGAACACCGTCGCGACCTTCGTCACGGCGCTGCGCGACCGGCCGGAGCCGGTGGTGTTCGGCCTGCTGACCAGGGAGGACCGGTGA
- a CDS encoding DUF1702 family protein yields the protein MGFIGSLRRTVLTPDVRETQVSVRGFHTRSPEARHLLETIGRTFLEGYGEAAESSRVADLEPALERVPTRFRGFAYEGAAMGLAIRDAMPFGGGRVEKFLAGPGAPHVYMAYVGIGWAMARLPRFRWSRLHAPDPLLRWLVLDGYGFHQAYFHTHKYVVEQFRHERFPWPVDDDTGYATRVIDQGIGRALWFVGGADVLQVSRLVEAFAESRRADLYSGVGLAATYAGGVDETELRELWRRAGAYRAHLAQGSAFAAAARVRAGLVVPHVEVATRLFCGRSPVDAAAVTDRVRPGLSLPGEPPTYEIWRNWIRDSVAVGGHDRASDSR from the coding sequence GTGGGATTCATCGGTTCGTTGCGGCGTACCGTCCTGACGCCGGACGTACGCGAGACGCAGGTGAGCGTGCGGGGCTTCCACACCAGGTCCCCGGAGGCGCGGCACCTCCTCGAGACGATCGGCCGGACCTTCCTGGAGGGGTACGGCGAGGCCGCCGAGTCGAGCCGGGTCGCCGACCTCGAACCGGCGCTGGAGCGGGTGCCGACGCGCTTCCGCGGCTTCGCGTACGAGGGCGCGGCGATGGGGCTGGCCATCCGCGACGCCATGCCGTTCGGCGGAGGCCGGGTGGAGAAGTTCCTCGCCGGACCCGGCGCCCCGCACGTCTACATGGCGTACGTCGGGATCGGCTGGGCGATGGCCCGCCTACCCCGGTTCCGGTGGTCCCGGCTGCACGCCCCGGACCCGCTGCTGCGCTGGCTCGTGCTCGACGGGTACGGCTTCCACCAGGCGTACTTCCACACCCACAAGTACGTGGTCGAGCAGTTCCGGCACGAGCGGTTCCCCTGGCCGGTCGACGACGACACCGGCTATGCCACCCGGGTCATCGACCAGGGGATCGGCCGCGCCCTGTGGTTCGTCGGCGGTGCCGACGTGCTCCAGGTCAGCCGCCTCGTCGAGGCGTTCGCCGAGTCCCGCCGGGCCGACCTGTACAGCGGTGTCGGGCTCGCCGCCACCTACGCCGGCGGCGTCGACGAGACGGAACTGCGCGAGCTGTGGCGCCGCGCCGGCGCCTACCGCGCCCATCTGGCGCAGGGGTCCGCGTTCGCCGCCGCGGCCCGGGTACGCGCCGGGCTCGTGGTGCCGCACGTCGAGGTGGCCACCCGCCTGTTCTGCGGCCGATCACCGGTTGACGCGGCGGCGGTCACCGACCGGGTCCGGCCCGGCCTGTCCCTTCCCGGCGAGCCGCCGACGTACGAGATCTGGCGGAACTGGATCCGGGACTCCGTCGCCGTCGGCGGGCACGACCGCGCCTCGGACAGCCGCTAG